Proteins encoded in a region of the Excalfactoria chinensis isolate bCotChi1 chromosome 16, bCotChi1.hap2, whole genome shotgun sequence genome:
- the GSTT2B gene encoding glutathione S-transferase theta-2B: MGLELYLDLLSQPCRAVYIFARCNNIPFEFKRVELMKGQQRTEEFRKVNVLMKVPALRDGSFTLAESVAILMYLARKFKTPDHWYPSELQKQARIDEYLSWQQAHIRGKGSKVFLSKVLVPLLTGQPLPPEKLEGATEELNVVLNQFEEKFLQDKPFIAGNDISLADLVAMVELMQPVASGYDLFAERPKLAEWRRRVEEAVGKQLFQEAHEEILNAKNVTADEIAPELREHFKQQLLKQVN, translated from the exons aTGGGGCTGGAGCTGTACCTGGATCTGCTCTCGCAGCCCTGCCGGGCGGTCTACATCTTCGCCCGGTGCAACAACATCCCGTTCGAGTTCAAACGGGTGGAGCTGATGAAGG GGCAGCAGAGGACCGAGGAGTTCAGGAAGGTGAACGTGCTGATGAAAGTGCCTGCACTGAGGGATGGATCCTTCACCTTAGCAGAGAG CGTTGCCATCCTCATGTACCTGGCCCGGAAATTCAAGACTCCTGATCACTGGTACccctctgagctgcagaaacagGCCAGGATTGATGAGTATCTGTCATGGCAGCAAGCCCACATTCGTGGGAAGGGGAGCAAGGTGTTCCTAAGTAAG GTGCTGGTACCTCTCCTTACTGGACAGCCGCTGCCTCCAGAGAAACTGGAAGGTGCTACCGAGGAGCTGAATGTTGTCCTGAATCAGTTTGAGGAGAAGTTCTTGCAGGACAAACCCTTCATTGCGGGCAATGACATCTCCTTGGCAGACCTCGTAGCCATGGTGGAGCTCATGCAG cctgttgCTTCTGGCTACGACCTCTTTGCAGAGAGGCCCAAGTTAGCGGAGTGGCGCAGGCGGGTGGAAGAAGCCGTGGGGAAGCAGCTCTTCCAGGAAGCACACGAAGAGATCCTGAATGCCAAGAACGTGACTGCTGATGAAATTGCACCTGAGCTGCGGGAGCACTTCAAGCAACAGCTCTTAAAGCAAGTCAACTAG